From a single Nostoc sp. MS1 genomic region:
- a CDS encoding efflux RND transporter periplasmic adaptor subunit: MQNSHSQAAKTIRCISGTILNLLLLAYSVPVLAGGGHSHGSGSEFGSGSSTTSQQVSVDAKTAQRLGVKVEPAKRQRLAVAIKTTGQIETLPNQKVEVTTPISGAKVVELLVEPGASVKKGQPVAVLSSLDLVTLRVESQEKLAQGQADLQQAQADLKLAQQNYQRYQQIAAAEIAEAQSQISFAQERYSKDKELADAGALPRRNALESQTKLAEAKALLSRANNRRDVIEAENQLKRAQAAVSVAKSRINLSSDIYQTRLSQLGTRANGKGLVTVTAPISGKVADREVTLGQSFEDTGGKLMTIVNDSRIFATANIYEKDLNRIRQGQRVSLKVASVPERTFTGRIAVIGSAVSGETRVVSVQAEIDNPGGVLKPGMFAELEVLTDQTSSPIVAIPASAVVEANGKKLVYVQNGNVYQGIDVTLGQTSGDMVEVKTGLFEEDIIVTQLAPQLYAQSLLGGNQAKDDGHDEAAHTQKATLASTNGLNLPWWLILAAGGVIATGTFWTGTVWANRRTQPRMATVGSSDSDTPMYQYEVETYLDHNSKNSSLVDSHHPVNKQEDNH, translated from the coding sequence ATGCAAAATTCCCATTCCCAAGCTGCAAAAACCATCCGTTGTATTTCTGGAACAATCCTCAATCTTTTATTACTGGCTTACAGTGTACCTGTTTTAGCCGGTGGCGGTCACAGCCACGGTAGCGGCTCAGAATTTGGTAGCGGTTCATCAACGACTTCGCAACAAGTCTCAGTAGATGCTAAAACTGCTCAACGGTTAGGAGTTAAAGTTGAACCAGCTAAACGTCAGCGTCTAGCAGTCGCCATTAAAACCACCGGACAAATAGAGACTCTACCTAACCAAAAAGTAGAAGTAACTACTCCCATTTCTGGGGCGAAAGTGGTTGAGTTGTTAGTAGAACCCGGTGCAAGTGTTAAAAAAGGTCAACCTGTTGCAGTTCTATCCAGTCTTGATTTAGTGACACTGCGGGTTGAATCTCAGGAAAAACTCGCTCAAGGTCAGGCAGATTTGCAGCAAGCGCAAGCTGACTTGAAACTGGCTCAACAAAACTACCAACGATATCAGCAGATAGCCGCAGCTGAAATAGCCGAAGCCCAAAGTCAAATATCTTTTGCTCAAGAAAGGTATAGCAAGGATAAAGAGTTAGCAGATGCCGGTGCTTTACCACGGCGTAATGCTTTGGAATCCCAAACCAAATTAGCAGAAGCCAAAGCCTTACTTTCTAGAGCTAATAACCGTCGGGATGTCATCGAGGCTGAAAATCAACTCAAACGCGCTCAAGCAGCAGTAAGTGTAGCAAAGTCAAGAATCAATCTCAGTAGTGATATTTACCAAACTCGGTTATCCCAACTGGGAACCCGTGCCAACGGTAAAGGATTGGTGACAGTAACAGCTCCGATTTCTGGTAAAGTTGCTGACAGGGAAGTGACGCTCGGACAATCATTCGAGGATACAGGTGGCAAGCTGATGACGATTGTTAATGACAGTCGGATTTTTGCTACAGCTAACATTTATGAAAAAGATTTAAATAGAATTCGCCAGGGTCAGCGGGTAAGTTTGAAAGTAGCTTCTGTACCTGAGCGCACTTTCACGGGACGAATTGCGGTGATTGGGTCAGCAGTATCAGGGGAGACACGGGTAGTATCTGTGCAAGCCGAAATCGACAACCCAGGAGGAGTATTAAAACCAGGGATGTTTGCTGAACTGGAAGTCTTGACTGACCAAACATCTTCTCCGATAGTGGCAATTCCCGCTTCCGCAGTGGTTGAGGCGAATGGGAAAAAACTGGTGTATGTGCAGAATGGTAATGTTTACCAAGGCATTGATGTCACCTTGGGACAAACTTCTGGGGATATGGTTGAGGTTAAAACTGGCTTATTTGAGGAAGATATAATTGTTACCCAGCTTGCACCACAGCTTTATGCTCAGTCTTTACTGGGTGGTAATCAAGCTAAGGATGATGGTCATGACGAAGCAGCACATACACAAAAGGCGACGTTGGCAAGTACAAATGGACTGAACTTACCCTGGTGGTTAATTTTAGCTGCTGGGGGTGTGATCGCCACGGGCACTTTTTGGACGGGTACTGTCTGGGCAAATCGTCGTACTCAGCCTCGCATGGCAACGGTGGGTAGTTCTGACTCGGATACTCCAATGTATCAATATGAAGTGGAAACCTATCTCGACCACAATTCTAAAAACTCATCCCTTGTTGATTCTCATCATCCTGTGAATAAACAAGAAGACAATCATTAG
- a CDS encoding SDR family NAD(P)-dependent oxidoreductase, with translation MLPKNQGVVVITGASTGIGEACALLLDKLGFCVFAGVRKEVDAQKLQQKASQRLMPIFLDVTDADSIAFAVETVKNTVGDEIFGLVNNAGIAIPGPLELLPIAEFQQQIQVNLVGQLAVTQAFLGLLRQGRGRIVNMGSVSGRSAAPFLGAYNASKFALEALTDVMRMELRPWGISVSIIEPGAISTPIWEKSFTQADIAKQNLSPSAEHLYGSAMTAVRKQTGIIASKGISPDIVAKAVIHALTAKKPKTRYLIGQDAKLAVILKYLLPDRLYDRVILYSMGL, from the coding sequence ATGCTGCCAAAAAATCAAGGTGTAGTTGTGATTACAGGAGCATCAACAGGAATTGGTGAAGCCTGCGCTTTGCTTTTAGACAAACTAGGATTTTGTGTCTTTGCTGGAGTACGTAAAGAGGTTGATGCTCAAAAACTTCAACAGAAAGCCTCTCAAAGACTCATGCCTATTTTTTTGGATGTGACCGATGCTGATTCAATTGCATTTGCAGTTGAGACAGTAAAAAATACCGTTGGTGATGAAATTTTCGGTTTAGTAAATAATGCTGGTATTGCGATTCCTGGCCCACTAGAATTATTACCTATTGCTGAATTTCAACAACAAATACAAGTTAATCTGGTTGGACAATTAGCAGTCACACAAGCATTTCTTGGTTTATTGCGGCAAGGTCGAGGACGAATTGTCAATATGGGTTCTGTTAGTGGTAGAAGTGCTGCTCCATTTCTTGGTGCTTACAATGCTTCCAAATTTGCCCTTGAAGCGCTCACCGATGTAATGCGTATGGAATTACGACCTTGGGGGATTTCAGTTTCAATTATTGAACCAGGTGCGATTTCTACCCCTATTTGGGAAAAATCTTTTACTCAAGCCGATATAGCAAAGCAAAATTTGTCACCATCTGCCGAACATCTCTACGGTTCCGCTATGACTGCTGTACGTAAACAAACGGGAATCATAGCATCTAAAGGCATTTCACCGGATATTGTAGCTAAGGCTGTTATTCATGCACTCACGGCAAAAAAACCAAAGACACGCTATCTCATCGGTCAAGACGCAAAATTGGCAGTGATACTCAAGTATCTTTTGCCTGATAGATTGTATGATCGGGTGATTTTATATTCAATGGGTTTATAG